DNA from Lates calcarifer isolate ASB-BC8 linkage group LG14, TLL_Latcal_v3, whole genome shotgun sequence:
GAAAGGCTCAGGTTCAGACAGTTTTGTTGTGATGTACAAATCATGTAGATCTGCAGAGTTTGCTGAGTTATGTTGCAATTATCGTGTTTTCTGCCAGGAGATTGGGACAGGTATTTGGCTCAGACTTGAGggattttcaaaatgaaataaaatgaaccaTTTTACTTCGAACTATAAATAATGATAGTGATTATCATGCTGGGAACAGTGGTCATGGGACCAGCACTGGAACTGTACTTATTCAAACATATTGTATATGATTAGCATAAATAGCACAACAGTATACAACAGTACACAGTAGTACAGGCATACAGTGATACTAGTGTTGGTCCCATGCAATTTCTTTTCAAGTTGACCCCGCCATCTGAACAACTCCTAACCACTAATTCCAAGCTAAAGTCCTGTATGTGCATATGCAGGCATCAAAATATGCAGCTGCTGCATGGAGTCAAAGACACAGTTCTGTTACAGACatggacatactgtatgtataaaagAGCATAAGACCACTATTATGCTGTGAGCATCACAAGTTAACAGTGCAGCCAGGGAGCGTTACCATTAATGCAGACATTTGTGGTATTTAGTTTGTGCTGTGATTGGCCAGCTGTGTGGGGGTGAGAGAGTCACAGCCGACTTTTCAGTCCGCCTTCCACTGTggtaaacatttttgttttcaatgtgGTTGCACAGCACGTCTAAAGAGCTAGTTCTGAGAAACCATAAACCAGCTCTTAGCTCTGCGTCTGATAACAATCTAAGAATAGCAAAACCATGCACATGTTTATGTATTATGCCCAACATGGGTGTGTTATGGGATGTTATGAACACTGCAGTCTAGCCCATTTTAAATTTATAGCCCTATTTTTCAGTCTTGTGTTGTGGCAGTGCAACTAACCAATCATAGCCCAGCCTGAAACAACACAATTGTCTGCACCCACATTTAGCTAACTAGGCATCTAGGCTCAAAGTAGACAAAGTATACTATAACAtcaaaaaagagggaaaaaagaaaagtacttATACATTTTTATAGGCTTGCTAGTTAGCTATTACAACAGTTTCTCtgatcatttgtcattttcccATGCCAGGAGTTTCCAACAAAGCTGAAcatttgtatatgtgtatatgtaatGCTCAAATTAGGTCTTTTATCTCCTCGCCCTTTGCCAAACAAACCCTAATGTCCTCATGTTAACTAGCTAGTAACAAGAAAACAGCACCTGTAGCTTTGTTTGCCAAGTGGGTGATGGTGAACTGATAACCTTAGGGTGCTGATGACCTCAAAATCAATATCTGCTTATCATGGGCATGACAGGGGATGATGAGAAAAGGTGCGCCTCAGACAGAAGTGCCAATATTGTTAtgtaataacaacaataataagcATTTTGTTCCAGCGAATGTTCTAGTTTGCAATCTTATCGCTGTGGCTACAAACCAGATGTTTTCAGGGGCTGggtcattttgaaatgttatagatgacactgctgctctgaattTTACAACATTAGATTTTTAATGCAGCAGTTGCTGTGGGAAATGAAACTACTAAAGAAAAAGCTGCCCTAGCTCTCTGAGTGCTGTATGCACCGCTGTGCATCTGAGCCTAAGGTCTGCAGCTTGTATTAAAAGaatacattttgggaaatgtgctctGTATTTAAtacacagatatgagagtggtattgataGTCTCAGCTCACTCTTGACAACAAAGCTAAAATGTGTGCTTCccaaaaaaagtgaaactattcctttaacccGCTGTCGTTTCAACAGAAATGTTTATAACCAGCTAAATGAATGAAAGCTTGCCGTGCATCGGTGTCATAGCTGAGCTACCATAGCATTTAAATATACTTCATAGTGAAAATAAAGTAATGACACTTTTAAAAAGCACATAAAAAGACACACTTTGATTATCAGATTATTGACAAATAAATCCATTAGCCAATAATTAAAATGGTCTGCTTTGAGACGGTACAATCAAGGATGGCTAATATACTGTGAGTTTTCCCCACGCTGCTTAAACACAGACActatttgtgattattattattactttgcAAAGCATCAATAAATGTTAGCGATTTGGTTCTGAAAAAATGTCCTCAAATTTCACAGTGTTCAGTGACTTCATAAGCCTTTTTGACCATCTCCAGTCTCTGTGAAGTCTTCATAAAAAATCAGTCTACAGCCAGCAATCACAATCTCTTTAACATATTGCCTCATGCAACTCGGTGAAAAAACTCTTTATATGTTTGGCACAGTTTAAATATACAGATAGATATACAAGCAGTGCATCATGGGACATAGACATTTACCAACAGCCACACAATCATTCAAATCATTTTAGAGAATTAATGTTGAATCAAGGAGCAAATAAAGTAAGTGAACGCACAGTATATCCTCCTTTTTTGCAGAGTACATATACACACCTCAATTACATCCAAAAAGAatatcctcacacacacacacacacacacacacacacacagctcttctTTTAGGTGCATCTTTGCAAGAAAGAACACGCTCTtattcaaaagaaaattgacTTTTCTTAATCTTGGCACAATTTGAGTAAGAGGGAAGCACTTTAATCTAGTCGTAAATGTTCGAAGTGAAGGGTGATCATCTTGGATAATCTTAATGGAGGCTGCTATTGCTGATGTCTGAGCTCGGATGGGTCTGGTTGGATAGTTTTCCTCTCTCGTTGTGGTGCTGATACATGATGGAAGGTGTTCTGCTTTACATCCCTAGTAGCGTGGCACTTCCTCCGTGCCTCTGAGCCGGCCAGAGGCTAAAACTGGGAGGTTTCAGTGAAGGAGATTGCATCTGTCTTGTCGACGGTGAAGCCTCCGTTCACGTAGGATTTCTTCTCGCACTCTTCGTCGTCCAGGGTGGCCTCCAGGGCGAAGGGGTTGGCGACATCCACGTCTGATGTCAGGTCCATCCTCTCCAGCTCCCTCTTGGATAGTTTCTGGACGATGCCGGCTCCGTAAGCATCACCCAGCACGTTGATCATAGTGCGGAACCGATCCCTGAAACACATCACATAATAAATCTACAGCATCGATCATGTCGGGGTTTAAAGTTTTTCATAGGAAAGGTAGGAAAAACAATCCAGAGAGAAGGACAGCAGATAAACCTACAGGAGCCAATCCACAGCTACTATCAGGGTGACGTCACTTGCAGGTAATCCTACGGCTGTTAAGACTATCACCATGGTGACAAGGCCAGCGTTAGGGACTCCTGCTGCTCCAATACTGGCAACTGTTGCTGTTATACTGAAACAAAGAGATACAATGTCACAATTATTCCCCTTAATAACATTCAGAAATGACAGGTTAGGGCTGCATCAGAGAATATTGATAAAATGCCAACCATGAGGTTTGAAATAAGAGGACACATGAAACTATGACACAGAATGATGCCAGGGAATTGGGACAAAGTTACTACACTGAAGGTgtgttaaaaagaaacacaactgGCACATACCCAGAGAGATAAGATTAATAATATAAATTGGAAACCTATGCAATATACGACCATATAAATTAGATATATGAATAAATGCATGATCCACAGCACAAAAACCTCACTGGTAACTAACGCTCCTAGAtataacacaaaacattttaccaGTTCTGTCTGTGCAGTAAAGTACTAAATGTCCTGACTGATTCGTAatcttgtttaatttgttttaaactCTTCCAGCAGTTCCTGTGTGGATGCTCGAGATTAGATGTAAAGTTGAGAATTCTGGCTCATTTTGTTTCTCCAACGTAGCTGCAGTGTCTGATTTTAGCATGAAATTTCAACTCCTGTTAAATCCATTGGTAAAGATTGTGGcacttttgttttgatttttttttattttgatttaaacaGAGCTGTGTTGTGCTTGCGTCCTAGTCAgatatgtatgtttgtatgtttgcagCTCCTAAAAAAAGCACCTACCTGCACATGAATTGTAGAATGAAGGTATTCATACATTTATCCTAATCCCAACCCTGAAACTGTGAGCTTTATTTTCCTAGTCAATTCCATTAAGATCACTGTATTTCTAGATTGCTCTGCACAGGAACGATTGTAGTTGGCTGTCCACATACAGAAGATTCATGTCTTAACAATATCATTCATGTTGTATGGTACATTTTAGATGTTGACCtaactgtgttgtgttatgcCTCTGAGTTACTGAACTGTACCTGATGGTAACAATCTGACCGACATCCAGAGTGTAGTCATTCAGCTGGGCGATGAAGATGGCAGCCACCGCCTCATAGAGCGCTGTGCCGTCCATGTTGATGGTGGCACCCACCGGGAGGACGAAGCGGGTGATTCGCTTGTCGATACGGTTGTTCTCCTCGGCACATCGGAAGGTGACGGGCAGAGTGGCAGAGCTGGAACACATCCATCAGACTCAGTTTGCTTTATTACTGTGGCCCTAAGGTCACACAGTGGTTTCCCTGCTGCCCTGACTTTAAATATACTgctgttttttatgttgttttaggACAGTGTATGCAGGAGTATTGTCAGTGTTGAAATATGCAGAATATAATTTAACTTTACAAACAATACGGAGCGTGGAGGATTCTGACCTTGAGGAGATCATGAGCGCTGTCACCAGGGCCTGAGCCATTCccagtgtgaatgtgtatggGTTCTTCCTCACAATGATGAAGAAGATGAGTGGCAGACAGACGGTGGCGTGGATAGCTAGACTGAGAGACACAACAGACATTATTACAACAAGCCAATACTGTATATTATCAGGACTTTTATTATTAGACCTTATGAAGATGTTAATCatcatttataataatatataaagcCACCACTCTGGTGCAGCTTCTCATTTGTCATGTCCAACAAGTCAATTATTCAGGTTTTTAAAGACCAAGATAAACCTTAGCTTATGTTTAATGCAACACGATAACAATTTTTCATGTGAGAAATACACATGTGATTAAGCTCATTGTGAAATTAACATTTAAGATTAGAGAGATTTAAAAATTAAGATTCTAACAGGTTTAACAGGTGTATCACAATTTGTTACAGTCTTCTACAAAAAATTCTAACCAGTAACACACATAGTGCCTGATTGAAAATCTATTTTCAGTCAAGCCACTGTTTGAAAAGAGTTGGGTTGGTTAGGGTGTATGAATCTTAGTTTGCCAGGAACTGAGAGGATTGTTGGGGTGTGTAGTAGCTGAGTGACACATAAAACATAACTGCAGTGTCCACAGTTCAATTCCTCTGTTACATGTTGTCCCCCCCTTTCTCTTCATCTATTGTCACTACCAAATATTAAAGTTCCTCCCTccaaaaaatctaatttttggTAACTGTATTTTTTCCACTTAATTTTAATAAAGAAATTGAGAAATATAATATCAAAATGGAGTGAGAAGAAATACAGCCAATCAACAGCCCCAATCATTTTTGGTTCAGTTTCTTAAAAGGGTGTAATGTTCACAGGTGTGATCACTGTCTGTAGCTTATTAGTGACTGTAACACACTTCACTTCTCACAGCCCTGATGAAATTTTGATCAGAAGTAATGGCCAAGGCTTTCATACTGATAAAAGGCTGAATTAAGGTGGTGCAGACTCAAATGTCATTTGACAGAACTAACTTCTCAGTGGATTTAAGCTTCAGTGCTTCTAAAAGGCAGATTTAAAGAGATTtgtcttcactttgacattcagaaaGGGGGGGAAATTATTAATTTCTATTAATTTTTAAACAGGTATTGAATGCAGCATTCAGATCACTAGCAGAAAGCATGAACACTGCATAAAAAATAAGCCTGATATCGTCACAGGAACACTCTGAGCCTGGGACTAACCCTGCGACCCAACAGAGGGGGATTTACTGTACAGTCTTTTAATGGTGTCACTTAGATTTAGAGGTGTGAGCGAAGCTTTCATTACTGCATCTGCAGGTTGAGCAGTTTTAAATGTCCTTGGCCCTTATCAGTGGCCACACAGAGCTCAGCTTTTACTGTATCACTGGGGGGAGAATCGGCCCAAATGTCAACCATAAATCCCAGTGTCTGGAACCGGCGGATACAGAGTAATGGGACAACTTACCCACTCAGCACCGTCACCATGTAAAGACCCATCTTCCTGAAGATCTCCCAGTCTTCCACCTCAATGATCTTTGCAGCAATTAGGAACAGGATCCCTACAGGCATGTAGCTGGAGAGAACACAGGTAGTCTGAATTATCTGGGGTATAGAAGCTGAGATTATAGTCAATATTGTGTATTCAgaaatccatttttaaaaacataaaagccaAAAACTCTTTTGTTTCTGCCTCTCAATGTGACTACTGCTGTTTTCTGgttacatgaataaataaatatttggatTTTGAACTGTTTGTCTGCCAAATGAAGAATTTTGAATATGTCAGTTTGCTGCTGGGAAAACTGCAATGGATATTCTACTGATTGGTACTATCTGACATGCTATTGACCCAGCGATTATTCTAATCTAGATGTTATTTGgacacagtgtaaaaatgtgtttcaatATTGTATCATCAAGTATCCAGAGAGTTCTGGCATTAGGTTTCTGGTTGGGTTTGGGCttaatttacattacattacattatgcGATGAACTTAGCTCAGGTTTGTCATTTCTAGATGTAATTTATTAGGAACGTTCTCTTTTTATCTCACAGACTGCTGTGTCTCTATGTGTTAAATGTTACACAAGGCTACAAAAATCcagtggaaaagagagagacgtATCATTAGCAATACCGTACATTAGCATGGTGTTAGCTTAGCAGTggcagaaagcaaataagtacATTTACCTTTGTTCTATAAATTGGTGCaattttgagatgtttctacttacatgtattttcatatatttccatttgattcAGCTTTATACGTCTTCCTCACTTACAGGGAGAAATGTTTGACTTCTTACTGCctttaagtttaaaaatatgGTGCATGACTTCAttaaaaatgctgcttacatgACAATGCTTAAGTTCATAATTCACATCTATAATTTGTACAATAATAATATCACATAGACCTCTGGATGATGAGTACTTTCCCTCTAATACTAAgtatattttgctgataattCTTACACACCTCTGCTTTAGTAACATTAGGAACACAGGAGTTTTGCTTGTAATTTTTAAATTgtggtgtttttacttttattacatAAATGATCTGAATAGCTCTTCGACTCCTACAGGTGAGGCAGTTGTAAGACGCTTGAGTGTCATATGCTGCCACTAAACACATGAGAGAAATAACATAATGAGTCTGAGCTACTTGTGCTGCAGTGTATTTGTTTCACGTTTCCCctaatgtttgtgcttttcaCTCTCGTATGTGCCTTGTCCTTAAGGGCCACCGTACACACCTGTAGCTCAGCCTGTTACACATACCACATAATTATCTGGACCAGTTTCATGGTTGCTTCGTTCAGGGCATCAAAAAATTCCAGGAGGATGCGTCCTTTTTCACCCATCTTCCCAATGACAAGGCCAAAAGCGACGCAGAACACGATGAGCCCCAGCACGTTGATTCCATCCGAATATGTCCCAATGATTTTATAGTTCTTAGTAATATTCTgccaggagaggaaacaaggaggcGATTCATTCAGTGAGCTAAGACCAGGCCAGGAAGCTGCTTTCACAACCACATTAGTTGACTCTAAAGGCCCATTGATAAGCTGTGCAAATGTTTTCTTCTGGATCACAGCCCACTGACCCTGAGGGTACTTATGGCTCATTATTGGGTCTTCTGATGCATTTAGATCAGATGCTGGTAGCCAGGTGCAGAAACATGAAACGTAAAGTGGAGCTCACATGGATCAAAGACATATAGTCATCACGTAAAGATCAAAACCCCAAAAGGCATGTTAATGGATCTTCCCAACAGAAGACACTGGTGAACTCTGGTGAAAATGTAGCTTTGTTTGCTTGACAAACAAGACAATGCATAACAGCATTAAGGTAGAGACTGCTATAGATGAACAGAATAGAGTAACATACACACTCACCTCCACTGCCGCCATGATAGTCGTTGTGAGAGGTGGAATTGTGGTGGTGTCGACCGGAACTTTTGGAGGCTCCAGCTCTTTACGCTTGGTCTTGTACTGGTGTAAACAGTCACATTTTACAACATCAGAGTTACATTCACATggctacatactgtatactgacGAGACCTGACATAGGATTAAACAACACTTTAAACATGCACGGGAAGAAGAAGGGGAACGAATGATGGACGTGCAATTCTTCTCACCTGCTGAAAACAAGCCTGCACCAGATTTTCtggaaacatgtttctgttgatgAAAAAGACAAGATTGACTACTACTTAGTTGTACTTAGTGTACTTAGTTTACTGCTCAGTCCTTGACAAAAAAGCAATTTCAGTCCAGGAGGGAACAATTTTTATATTCAGAAAGAGACTGTGAGGCAACAGAGCTAGAACACTAAAATCAGTCATTTGGAGATGGCTTCCCCAGTGATGACAAGATTTTGTCAAAAGAAACTTGTGGAGATTTTTCGTACATGCTACAGTTGGATTAAAGGCAGCCTCAGAACTCTGGAACTAAAGGCCTCAGAACTCTGGAACTAAAGGCCTCATTATGCTACAAACAAAGTAATTTTCACCCTGCTTCGACACAAAACTGATTTTATGATATTGAAGAATTTGTAGTTTCAGTCATATGACTGGGAGGTCACCTGATCAGGTCCAAGAGTGTGTCAACAGTTGTGACGTTGGGCGTGGTCCCGGCCCTGTCGATGTGCTCAGTTGTCTGAGAGACTCCCGGTTTGATAGTCATCACCAAAATAATTCCTGCGACAGATGACAGAGAATGCATCATACAATAGGTTTCATGTTTCGACCTTAACATTAAGATCATTAAACACTTTTACATAACTCTATGTGATGGACTacagaaataaagaggagaATTACAGTGCTACTGAAaaccagagaagagaggaaaggctTGAGAGAAGCTCACCCAGAATAACTGCAATGATGGTTGTTGAGAAGTAATAAATGACAGCTCGCAGACCTATCTTCCCTGATACCTCAGAGTCCAGGGCTGCGACACCTgtgaacaaaacagcacaatgtTTAACTCAAGTTCGTACAAGACTCACCACACCACCGGgtaccaacacacacaatctgatctcacactctgtctgttttGTAGATGGATTATAGATAAAAGGAATGCCTTTGAGTCTTCATGATCTTCATGATCAATTTGATTTCTGTGCTTTTAAGTCAAGAGGGCCGGGAGATTAAAGTGAAGTTGATGATGAAATtcagtgtatatgtgttttattttactttttaatgatATTAACTCT
Protein-coding regions in this window:
- the slc1a1 gene encoding excitatory amino acid transporter 3, whose product is MDMMGNKERRGVNFKGLLKRNWLLIATVLSVLLGISLGVVVREYASLSHLHKQYFGFPGEILMRMLKLVILPLIISSMITGVAALDSEVSGKIGLRAVIYYFSTTIIAVILGIILVMTIKPGVSQTTEHIDRAGTTPNVTTVDTLLDLIRNMFPENLVQACFQQYKTKRKELEPPKVPVDTTTIPPLTTTIMAAVENITKNYKIIGTYSDGINVLGLIVFCVAFGLVIGKMGEKGRILLEFFDALNEATMKLVQIIMCYMPVGILFLIAAKIIEVEDWEIFRKMGLYMVTVLSGLAIHATVCLPLIFFIIVRKNPYTFTLGMAQALVTALMISSSSATLPVTFRCAEENNRIDKRITRFVLPVGATINMDGTALYEAVAAIFIAQLNDYTLDVGQIVTISITATVASIGAAGVPNAGLVTMVIVLTAVGLPASDVTLIVAVDWLLDRFRTMINVLGDAYGAGIVQKLSKRELERMDLTSDVDVANPFALEATLDDEECEKKSYVNGGFTVDKTDAISFTETSQF